The following are encoded together in the Syngnathus typhle isolate RoL2023-S1 ecotype Sweden linkage group LG5, RoL_Styp_1.0, whole genome shotgun sequence genome:
- the zgc:152830 gene encoding putative aminopeptidase W07G4.4: protein MCTSVQPIEWTTDLKDQKFDGVVLIAQSHDDLPSTLECLKAPLQDYNTVDSGLGEEVVVLKVPGLPGNRLVFSATGPVNRDYDDVRRFSDAAVNAMKRALKAGLQRPLLVCPQHKDYKNSTLVAALGALHALYMPLEVREANIKSSNHKACVLGLWVPQANLGKSLVDLVGGLESGRLACRDIGGSDPERMAAPRVAEYVVELFKNSPVQVEVISDVKFLEREYPCLAAVNRCANSVPRHQARVIKLQYCGEGPIQKTLMLVGKGITYDTGGADIKAGGFMAGMHRDKCGAAAVAGFFQILAKLKPKNLKVVGSMAMVRNSVGSDCYVADELVVSRAGRRVRVGNTDAEGRMVMVDLLCEMKEKAVHETSPQLFTIATLTGHAIRAMGPNYSIIMDNGPAHRTGNAAQWQKAGEVLGDLFEVSSIRREDYEFHKGKSEYEDILQCNNLPSSATPRGHQTPAAFLIMASGLHKHGVDSEAPLPYSHIDIAGSSGPFPGVPTGAPILAMATNYFLSDL from the exons ATGTGCACCAG TGTGCAGCCCATTGAGTGGACCACTGATCTCAAGGACCAGAA ATTTGATGGCGTCGTTTTGATAGCGCAGAGCCATGATGATTTGCCCTCCACACTTGAATGTCTGAAAGCCCCCCTGCAGGACTACAACACT GTGGACAGTGGTCTGGGGGAAGAGGTGGTAGTCCTGAAGGTCCCAGGTCTCCCTGGCAACCGATTGGTGTTTTCCGCTACCGGCCCCGTCAACCGTGACTACGATGATGTCAGACGCTTCAGCGACGCGGCTGTCAATGCTATGAAGCG GGCATTGAAAGCAGGATTGCAACGCCCCCTGCTGGTGTGTCCTCAACACAAGGACTATAAGAACAGCACGCTGGTGGCTGCACTTGGGGCTCTTCATGCGCTCTACATG CCTCTAGAAGTGAGGGAGGCGAATATCAAATCGTCCAACCACAAGGCGTGCGTGCTGGGTCTCTGGGTGCCTCAGGCAAACCTGGGAAAAAGCCTGGTGGATCTGGTTGGCGGTCTGGAAAGTGGACG GCTGGCATGCCGCGACATCGGCGGCTCGGATCCTGAGCGAATGGCTGCTCCTCGCGTGGCCGAGTACGTTGTGGAACTCTTCAAGAACAGCCCCGTGCAG GTAGAAGTGATAAGTGATGTAAAATTCCTGGAGAGGGAGTACCCCTGCCTGGCTGCTGTCAACCGCTGTGCCAACA GTGTACCACGTCACCAGGCCAGAGTCATTAAGTTGCAGTACTGTGGCGAGGGCCCTATCCAGAAGACGCTCATGCTGGTGGGCAAG GGCATCACGTATGACACGGGCGGAGCAGACATCAAGGCTGGCGGCTTCATGGCAGGTATGCACAGAGACAAgtgtggtgctgctgctgttgccggCTTCTTCCAG ATTTTGGCAAAGCTGAAGCCCAAAAACTTGAAGGTTGTTGGTTCCATGGCTATGGTGCGCAACAGTGTGGGTTCAG ACTGCTACGTGGCGGACGAGCTGGTGGTCTCTCGTGCTGGACGCCGAGTCAGAGTCGGCAACACGGATGCCGAGGGACGCATGGTGATGGTTGACCTGCTTTGTGAGATGAAAGAGAAG GCTGTGCACGAGACTTCCCCGCAGCTGTTCACAATTGCGACTCTAACCGGCCATGCTATCAGAGCCATGGGACCCAACTATTCT ATAATCATGGACAACGGACCCGCCCATCGCACCGGAAATGCAGCTCAGTGGCAAAAAG CTGGAGAGGTGCTGGGAGACCTCTTCGAAGTGTCCAGCATCAGGAGGGAGGACTACGAGTTTCATAAGGGTAAATCCGAGTACGAGGATATTCTCCAGTGCAACAACTTGCCATCTTCTGCGACCCCTCGAGGACATCAGACTCCAGCGGCTTTCCTCATCATGGCGTCGGGCCTGCACAAG CATGGTGTGGATTCTGAGGCACCTCTGCCATACTCCCACATCGACATCGCTGGCTCCAGCGGTCCCTTCCCTGGTGTGCCAACGGGAGCGCCCATCCTCGCCATGGCAACCAACTACTTCCTGTCCGACCTCTAA
- the fahd2a gene encoding fumarylacetoacetate hydrolase domain-containing protein 2A: MRALLGSLRNRSLLSRSYSVTPQRRGLCNAPMRLVQFHHHGDGEGVRVGVEQDLGLDVVDLRAFDPSMPSTLKELLEMGDKGLDCAWRALSSGQCVLKRSDIRLLSPILAPEKVVCVGLNYRDHCLEQNAPIPKEPIIFSKFPNAITGPYDDIFLPSESQEVDWEVELAFVIGRRGKHIKEEEALSYVAGFMVANDVSARDWQMKRNGKQWLLGKTFESFCPLGPALVTKDAVRDPHNLGIRCLVNGENVQSSSTNQMIFKTEALISWVSKFVTLTPGDVFLTGTPPGVGVFRKPPVFLKKGDVVECQIDLLGSIVNRVV; the protein is encoded by the exons ATGAGGGCTCTTCTTGGCTCCTTGCGCAACCGGAGTTTGCTCTCTCGGAGTTACTCAGTGACCCCGCAGCGACGGGGTCTGTGTAACGCACCTATGCGTCTAGTGCAGTTTCATCACCACGGTGATGGAGAAGGAGTCAGAGTTGGGGTGGAGCAGGACCTAGGCCTCGATGTGGTGGACCTCAGGGCGTTTGACCCCTCCATGCCTTCCACTCTGAAAGAGCTTCTGGAGATGGGAGATAAAGGCCTGGATTGTGCATGGAG GGCACTGTCTTCTGGCCAGTGTGTGCTAAAGCGCTCGGACatcaggctgttgtctcccattTTAGCCCCGGAGAAGGTAGTTTGTGTGGGTCTAAACTACCGTGACCACTGCCTGGAACAGAACGCCCCCATCCCAAAAGAGCCCATCATCTTCAGCAAGTTTCCCAATGCAATCACGGGCCCATATgatgacatttttcttccttCCGAGAGCCAG GAGGTGGACTGGGAAGTGGAGCTGGCTTTTGTGATTGGACGGCGAGGAAAGCACATCAAG GAAGAAGAGGCCCTTTCCTACGTGGCGGGCTTCATGGTGGCCAATGACGTCAGCGCGCGTGACTGGCAGATGAAGCGTAATGGAAAGCAGTGGCTGCTCGGAAAGACGTTTGAAAGCTTTTGTCCGCTCGGCCCCGCATTAGTGACCAAAGATGCTGTGCGAG ATCCTCACAACTTGGGAATTCGTTGCCTGGTCAATGGGGAAAACGTTCAGAGCAGCAGCACCAATCAGATGATCTTCAAGACTGAGGCGCTGATCTCCTGGGTTTcaaa GTTTGTGACGTTAACTCCCGGAGACGTGTTCCTGACAGGCACACCTCCTGGCGTAGGAGTGTTCAGAAAGCCGCCCGTCTTCCTTAAG AAAGGAGATGTTGTGGAGTGTCAAATAGACCTGTTGGGATCCATCGTCAACAGAGTGGTTTGA
- the pcna gene encoding proliferating cell nuclear antigen — translation MFEARLVQGSILKKVLEALKDLITEACWDVSSSGISLQSMDSSHVSLVQLTLRSDGFDSYRCDRNLAMGVNLGSMSKILKCAGNEDIITVRADDNADTLALVFETINQEKVSDYEMKLMDLDVEQLGIPEQEYSCVIKMPSGEFARICRDLSQIGDAVMISCAKDGVKFSASGELGTGNIKLSQTSNVDKEEEAVTIEMNEPVQLIFALNYLNFFTKATPLSKTVTLSMSADIPLVVEYKIADMGHVKYYLAPKIDEESS, via the exons ATGTTTGAGGCTCGCTTGGTCCAAGGATCCATCTTGAAGAAGGTGCTGGAGGCCTTGAAGGATCTGATCACTGAGGCGTGCTGGGATGTCAGCTCGTCCGGCATCTCGCTGCAGAGCATGGACTCCTCTCACGTCTCCCTGGTGCAGCTTACCCTCCGCAGTGACGGCTTCGACTCGTACCGCTGCGACAGAAACCTCGCCATGGGAGTCAACCTGGGCAG TATGTCCAAGATCCTGAAGTGCGCCGGAAATGAAGACATCATCACCGTTCGAGCGGACGACAATGCAGACACACTCGCGCTTGTCTTCGAGACCATCA accaGGAGAAGGTGTCAGATTATGAGATGAAGTTGATGGACCTCGATGTGGAGCAGCTGGGAATTCCA GAGCAGGAGTACAGCTGTGTGATCAAGATGCCATCAGGGGAGTTTGCCCGCATTTGCCGCGATCTCTCGCAGATTGGAGACGCCGTCATGATCTCCTGCGCCAAGGATGGCGTCAAGTTCTCTGCTAGTGGCGAGCTGGGCACGGGAAACATCAAGCTGTCCCAAACAAGCAATGtggacaaggaggaggaggcg GTGACTATTGAGATGAATGAGCCAGTTCAGCTCATCTTTGCTCTCAACTACTTGAACTTCTTCACCAAAGCCACTCCCCTGTCCAAGACAGTCACCCTCAGCATGTCAGCGGACATTCCTCTCG TGGTGGAATATAAGATTGCTGACATGGGCCACGTCAAATACTACCTGGCGCCTAAGATCGACGAAGAGTCTTCTTGA